In the Pseudanabaena sp. PCC 7367 genome, one interval contains:
- a CDS encoding GGDEF domain-containing protein: protein MFFILIAQMPRGTCFLWDVSLTALHSSTDLIIAFSYFSIPALIFANRRLITPGAKPLLILFAAFIISGGIGHLIQVWNIWHDNYWIEGINKAITAVVSAYTVMQLTKMIPVLFSAQKDLEISQQLVRTDALTGLASRRALNEAIASALVDLCDRNTSYILMLLDLDRFKQVNDSLGHPAGDRLLQQVAKLMCKQVRSSDLVARLGGDEFAILLAACPLPRAIVIAEQLRNTIANMEFEHDHKIYRSLISASIGATTIDASMSAESLYHQADRALYCAKQQGKNQVTWANKDLKF, encoded by the coding sequence ATGTTTTTCATATTGATTGCACAGATGCCCCGTGGGACTTGTTTCCTCTGGGATGTTTCGCTAACCGCACTACATTCATCCACCGATTTAATAATCGCCTTTTCTTACTTTTCGATCCCTGCTTTGATATTTGCTAATCGACGTTTAATCACTCCAGGCGCTAAGCCCCTGCTGATATTATTTGCAGCATTTATTATAAGCGGCGGCATTGGTCACCTAATCCAGGTCTGGAATATCTGGCATGATAATTACTGGATAGAAGGAATTAACAAGGCAATTACGGCAGTGGTTAGTGCATATACTGTCATGCAACTCACCAAGATGATCCCGGTTTTATTCAGTGCTCAGAAAGATCTAGAAATTAGCCAGCAATTAGTGAGAACTGATGCTTTAACAGGATTGGCCAGCAGACGTGCCTTGAATGAGGCGATCGCCAGCGCCTTGGTAGATCTATGCGATCGAAATACTAGCTATATTTTGATGTTGTTAGACCTGGATCGATTCAAGCAGGTTAATGACAGTCTGGGGCATCCCGCTGGCGATCGGCTCTTGCAACAGGTGGCAAAACTCATGTGTAAACAGGTTCGCAGCAGTGATTTGGTGGCGCGGCTAGGTGGTGATGAATTTGCCATCTTACTTGCAGCATGTCCATTACCCAGGGCGATCGTAATTGCTGAGCAACTAAGAAATACAATTGCAAACATGGAATTTGAACATGATCATAAAATCTATAGATCGCTGATTAGTGCTAGCATTGGAGCCACTACAATTGATGCCAGCATGAGTGCAGAAAGCCTCTACCACCAGGCCGATCGCGCCCTCTATTGTGCTAAGCAGCAGGGCAAAAATCAGGTTACCTGGGCAAATAAAGATTTAAAGTTTTAG